Proteins encoded by one window of Clarias gariepinus isolate MV-2021 ecotype Netherlands unplaced genomic scaffold, CGAR_prim_01v2 scaffold_33, whole genome shotgun sequence:
- the tmem185 gene encoding transmembrane protein 185-like yields the protein MNLRGFFQDFNPSKFLIYACLLLFSVLLSLRLDRDIEWSYWAVFAPIWLWKLMVIIGASVGTGVWAHNPQYRAEGETGVEFKAMLIAVGIHLLLLTFEVLVCDRVERGKHFWLLVFMPLFFVSPVSVAACVWGFRHDRSLELEILCSVNILQFIFIALRLDKIINWPWLVVCVPLWILMSFLCLVVLYYIVWSVLFLRSMDVIAEQRRTHITMAISWMAIVVPLLTFEILLVHKLDGHYESKFVPVFVPLWISLVTLMATTFGQKGGNHWWFGIRKDFCQFMLELFPFLREYGNISYDLQHEDSEVSEEPPAHEPPKIVPMFRKKTGVVITQSPGKYFVPPPKLCIDMPD from the exons ATGAATCTCCGGGGattttttcaggattttaatccgag TAAATTCCTGATCTATGCGTGTCTGCTGCTGTTCTCGGTGCTGCTCTCCTTACGCCTGGACAGAGATATAGAGTGGAGTTACTGGGCCGTGTTCGCACCCATCTGGCTCTGGAAGCTGATGGTAATCATCGGGGCGTCTGTGGGCACAGGGGTATGGGCTCACAACCCTCAGTACAG GGCTGAGGGCGAGACTGGTGTCGAGTTCAAGGCCATGTTGATCGCTGTTGGGATCCATCTCCTCCTCCTGACGTTTGAGGTCCTGGTGTGTGACCGTGTGGAGAGAGGGAAACACTTCTGGCTGCTGGTCTTCATGCCGCTCTTTTTCGTCTCGCCCGTCTCTGTGGCTGCGTGTGTGTGGGGCTTCAGACACGACCGCTCGCTTGAG CTGGAGATCCTGTGCTCTGTGAACATCCTGCAGTTCATCTTCATCGCTCTGCGGCTGGATAAAATCATCAACTGGCCGTGGCTG gtGGTCTGTGTGCCGCTGTGGATCCTCATGTCCTTCCTGTGTCTGGTGGTCCTTTATTACATCGTCTGGTCCGTGCTTTTCCTGCGCTCCATGGATGTGATCGCAGAGCAGCGGCGCACACACATCACCATGGCCATCAGCTGGATGGCGATCGTCGTGCCCTTGCTGACCttcgag ATCCTCCTCGTGCACAAGTTAGACGGTCATTACGAGTCCAAGTTTGTGCCAGTCTTCGTGCCGCTCTGGATCTCCCTGGTGACGCTGATGGCGACTACATTCGGACAAAAAGGAGGAAATCACT GGTGGTTTGGCATTCGCAAGGACTTTTGTCAGTTCATGCTGGAACTCTTTCCTTTCCTGCGAGAGTACGGCAACATCTCCTATGACCTGCAGCATGAAGACTCGGAGGTGTCCGAGGAGCCCCCTGCCCACGAGCCGCCTAAAATCGTGCCCATGTTCCGCAAGAAAACGGGCGTCGTCATCACGCAGAGTCCGGGGAAGTACTTTGTGCCGCCGCCCAAGTTATGCATTGACATGCCGGATTAA
- the LOC128517053 gene encoding 5-hydroxytryptamine receptor 2C yields the protein MTLLHCANRINQSRPGSNHSGLVPSCVSEGKNWPALIILLIIFFTVGGNILVILAVSLEKKLHNATNFFLRSLAVADLLVGVLVMPAALINLLYNYSWPLPHVFCPMWIFLDVFFCTASIMHLCAISLDRYIGIRSPIQHSCTNSPYRAMTKITAVWTISMVISLPIPVISLQDEQKFLVNGSCVLTEPRFVLVGSSVVFFLPLVIMVVCYCLTMRVLQQHLATFSPEHRNCANTRSLTPSPQPSLLSDAPSTRSNSPNKGALQHLSPPLRLRDCAGPRGQGKRRMAQAIKNERRASQVLGVVFFLFLVMWCPFFITNVLIAACQDGCSKCLLRLMDIFVWLGYASSGVNPLIYTLFNTNYRQAFSRYLSCRYNTQAKPVLSNSACQVYSVTPTPVLCERSVTDTNANGFLGRDAESEMLKEGVSDFASSTDNISRV from the exons ATGACTTTGTTACACTGCGCTAATCGCATCAACCAGAGCCGTCCTGGATCCAACCACTCCGGCCTGGTACCCAGTTGTGTGAGTGAGGGGAAGAACTGGCCTGCTTTGATCATTCTGCTCATCATCTTCTTCACCGTTGGTGGGAATATTTTGGTAATTCTGGCCGTGTCCTTGGAGAAGAAGCTGCACAATGCCACGAACTTCTTCCTGCGCTCGCTGGCTGTAGCAGACCTGCTGGTGGGAGTCCTGGTCATGCCTGCGGCGCTCATCAACCTGCTCTACA ATTACTCGTGGCCTCTGCCCCACGTCTTCTGTCCCATGTGGATCTTCCTAGATGTGTTCTTCTGCACCGCCTCCATCATGCACCTGTGTGCCATTTCTCTGGACCGCTACATCGGCATCCGAAGCCCGATCCAACACAGCTGCACCAACTCCCCCTACAGGGCCATGACCAAGATCACTGCAGTCTGGACCATCTCCATGG TCATCTCTTTGCCCATCCCTGTGATCAGCCTGCAGGATGAGCAGAAGTTCCTGGTGAATGGCAGTTGTGTTCTTACTGAGCCGCGCTTTGTGCTGGTGGGTTCCTCTGTGGTGTTCTTTCTCCCCCTCGTTATCATGGTGGTGTGCTACTGTCTGACCATGCGGGTGCTGCAGCAGCATCTCGCCACCTTCTCTCCTGAGCACAGGAACTGTGCTAACACCAGGAGCCTAACTCCATCGCCACAGCCCAGCCTCCTGAGTGATGCCCCGTCCACTCGTTCTAATTCCCCAAACAAAGGCGCGCTGCAGCACCTCAGCCCTCCGCTAAGGCTGCGTGACTGTGCAGGTCCACGTGGTCAGGGCAAACGCCGCATGGCACAAGCCATCAAGAATGAGCGTAGGGCCTCCCAGGTCTTGGGTGTGgtcttttttctcttcctggTCATGTGGTGCCCGTTTTTTATTACTAACGTGTTGATCGCCGCGTGCCAGGATGGCTGCAGTAAATGCCTGCTCAGACTGATGGACATTTTCGTATGGTTGGGCTACGCTTCCTCCGGAGTCAACCCGCTCATCTACACCCTGTTTAACACGAACTACCGTCAAGCGTTCTCCCGCTACCTGAGCTGTCGCTATAACACACAGGCTAAACCTGTACTCAGTAACTCAGCCTGTCAGGTTTACTCCGTTACACCCACCCCAGTGCTGTGTGAGAGGAGCGTCACAGACACTAATGCTAACGGCTTTTTAGGCCGAGATGCTGAAAGTGAGATGCTGAAAGAAGGCGTTAGCGATTTTGCTAGCTCCACCGATAACATCAGTAGAGTGTGA